The stretch of DNA TATCGGCATGGTTGTAACTGCTGTGTTCGGTATCATGATTGGGCAAATTGCCCTACCTAAAGGGATTATCGCCAGTGCGCCAAGCATTGCGCCTACCTTTGGTCAAGCAATTTTTCATTTAAAAGATATTAATACACCTCAACTATTTATGGTTGTTCTAACCTTCCTGTTAGTTACCTTCTTTGATACTGCTGGTACCCTAATTGGAATGACTGAACAAGCCGGCATGGTTGATAAAAATGGTAAAATTCCACGGATCGGTCGCGCATTTTTATCAGATTCTGCTGCAATGGTTGAAGGGGCTATTCTTGGAACGGCTCCCCTAGGAACCTCAGTCGAATCAAGCGCTGGGATCGCAATGGGTGGTCGTACAGGATTAACCGCAATTTTTGTTGGTATTCTATTTTTAATAAGTATGATTTTCAGTCCACTATTAGCCGTTATTCCAACCACAGTCACAGCACCAGCACTTATCATTGTCGGCGTCTTAATGGCTGGTAACTTGAAGAAAATCAATTGGGAAAAATTTGAAATTGCTTTACCTGCCTTTTTAACAGTTGTCGGTATGCCGCTAACTTATTCTATTTCTGATGGGTTAGCCTTAGGTATGATTGCCTACCCAATTACAATGATTGCTTCTAAACAATCCAAAAAAGTTTCACCGATGATGTATGTTTTGTTTATTGTTTTCATCATTTTCTTCTTAGTTACAAACATGTAATTAAGTAAAACAAAAAGCTACCTAGAAGGTAGCTTTTTTTGCATGATTTTTTAATAATTGTTAAACTAGATGTATTCAAATAAGGAGATGATAATTGTATGACAACAGGCTTGCTTGTTAGTCATCGTTATGGATAACACAAAAAAAGATAAGCAAAATTATAAAAAAGCACCATTATCAAAAGTTCATTTACGTGTCCTAATAGCTATTATTTTAGGTCAAATTGCTTGTGGGTTTTCACTTGGAATTAGTGGAACGACACTAACAAATGCCAGTAAATATATTCAAATTAATGATTTTTGGACTGGACTAATTGGAGCTGGTGCCTTTGGGTCTGTCTAGTTCAATGCTAATCGGCCGTTTATCAGACAAGATTGGCCGCAGCCGCATGTTAATGATTAATATGTATCTTTTGCTGTCTTGACACTATTACATTTATTAACGGCTAATCTCTTTCTAACCTTTTTAATTAGAATTGGGATAGGGTTAATGTTGGCCGTCGATTATACTGTTGGCAATTCATTGCTGACCGAGTGGCTGCCCAAAGGAGAAGATAGCAGGCAGCAGAGCCATCTGCTTATTTTTTGGTCAGTTGGCTTTATTGCAGCTTACTTAACAGGCTCACTATTAACCGGTTTTGGTGCGTTTACTTGGCGAGTTATCCTAGCAACAGGAGCCATTCCTGCACTAATTGCTGCCATCTTTCGCAGTTGTTTTCCCTTACCACCATCACCAAGTTGGTTAGCAAGTAAAGGCAAGGTCAAACAAGCAAACTTCTTAATTGGTTTTTTACTTGGACGCAAATGGGGCATTCCCCATTTTAAGCATCATCATAAGGTACCTAAAAATATTTCATGGACCATTCTCTTTAGTAAAAAATACTTACGACGAACGCTTGTTGGCAGTTGTTTTTATGCCTTACAAGCATTTTCATTCTTTGGTGTCAGTATTTTTTTACCTATCCTACTGCAAGGAATGGGTATTACTAATGAAGCTGTATCTGGGCTTATTTACAACCTCGGAATGATTATTGGTGTTTTTATAGGAACTTTAATTTTTGACAAAATTAGTCGGCGAACATTTTTAATCAGTAATTTCTTAATATCTGGTTTGCTAATTGGGATTTTAGCATTTATGACTAAGGCGCCAAATATTGCTAAATTGGTTATTTTTAGCTTATTTGCAATCATTCTATCTGCAGGTTTGGTATTGGATTACCCTTACCCTACAGAACTGCTTGATGTTACCGTCCGAGGAACAGGAGTTGGGACCTGTATCACTATTAGCCGCATTGGTGCAGCAGCTGGTACCTTCTTATTGCCAATCTTAACCAATGTCGGTGGTGTTAAATTAGCTATGTTAGTTTGTGCCGTTGTGTTACTGGCAGATTTTCTGCTCTGCCTTTTCTGGGCACCAGAAACCTCACCTAAATTTATGAAAAAATAAAAGATTGCCATGATGGCAATCTTTTTTATATTGGATTTTATACAGCTAAAAAATTTAGTTGTTTTTGTGTGTTACACGTGTAACACAATTATTTTTCTTCGTACCATTCAGTGTGGAAGACACCCGGACGATCATTTCTATAATAAGTATGCGCACCAAAGTAGTCACGTTGACCTTGAATTAGGTTAGCAGGTAAACTTGGATTAAAAATCGATTCCAGGTAATTAAGTGCTGCACTCAAGGTTGGTGTTGGAATCCCAGCCTTAGTTGCTAACTCAACTACTTGCCGCAAAGCACCAATATTTTGTGTCATTAAGTCATTAAAGTAACTATCTTGGAACAAATTATCCAGCTCTTTACCATCTTTATAAGCATTTTCAATATCTTTCAACATTGATGAACGAATAATACAACCTGCTTCCCAATCTTGAGCAATTGCTGGGTACCGTAAATCCCACTTATAGGCATCAGCTGCCATTTTCAATTGTTGGAAGCCTTGAGCATAAGCAACTGCCTGACCTAATTGCAATGCTTTTTCTAAATTAGCAATTAAGTCAGCTGGTACTTCACCATTCCAAGTAATTTCTTTACCTTCACGTGTTGTTGCCTTAGACATAAACCGCGCAAGTACAGCTTCAGCAATCACAGTAATCGGGGTGCCCAACCGAATTGCGTCTTCTAGCATCCAATTACCTGTTCCCTTATATGAAGCAACATTTAAAATATGATCGATCACATAGTCAGGTGTCAACTCATCTTTTTGTTTAAGTACTTCAGCAGTAATTTCACTTAAATAAGCATTAACTAAGCCTTGATTCCACTTGGCAAAAATTTCGGACATCTCAGCATTCGTTTTACCAGCAATTTTACGCAAAATATCATAAACTTCGGAAAATTCCTGCATAATGCCGTATTCAATTCCGTTATGAACCATCTTAACGTAATGACCACTGCCTTCAGGGCCAATAAAGCTAACACATGGGCGACCTTCAGTATTTTTAGCAGCGATAGCTTCCAAAATAGGTGCAACCTTTTGATAAGCAGCTTCATCACCACCAGGCATCAAAGCAGGGCCATTCAAAGCACCTTCTTCACCACCAGAAACACCCATTCCGATAAAATGAATGCCATGCTTTTCCATTTCATGAAACCGACGATTAGTGTCATTAAAGTTAGAATTACCACCGTCAATTAAAATATCGCCTTGATCAAGTAACGGCAATAACGTTTGTAAAGTCTCATCAACTGGCTTACCAGCTGCAATTTGAATTAAAATTTTTCGTGGTTTTTCTAATGAATTAACAAATTCTGACCACGAATAAGTTGGCTTCAACTTATCATCTTGATATTTAGCAAAGGCATCGACCTCTGGTTTATCAATACTAAAACCTGAAACTGAAAAGCCACTGTTTCTAACATTCAGAGCCAGGTTCTTACCCATAACAGACAAACCAATTATTCCGAATTGTTGCATCTTCCATCCTCCATTTGTTAAATTTATCATCTATTATTATACTTATAAGTATGCAAAAAAGCGAAACCTTTTTATTAGTTCCGCTTTTTTATTTGTAATATTAACGATTAATTAACATTAAGCTTCTGAAGCACCTGAAACAGCATCTTCATCATCTGAAATGCCAAAAGCATCATCGTTAACGCCGTATTTTTCAGCAAAGTAGCTGAATGGCTTCAAACCTTGTGCTTGGTACTTCTCAACAAATGCTGGGTCATCAAGAGTGTTCAATTCAGTTGAGTATGGCATGTCATGAGTAAGCTTAACGTCTACTAACATTGGCTTGTCAGAATTCTTCCATTCCTTAACTGCATCTTCAAATTCTTGCTTAGTACGTACAGTTACACCCTTAACGTTCATACCTTCAGCAACCTTAGCCCAGTCGTTATCTGGAAGGATAACACCTGATAATGGTTGGTGTGATTGGTCTTCTTGTTCAGCTTGGATGAAACCAAGAGTTTCGTTAGTGAAGACAACGTTCATGATGTGCATGTTGTAACGAGCTTGGGTCAATAATTCTTGACTCATCATGGCAAAACCACCGTCACCACCAAGGTTCCAAACTTCACGGTCTGGGCAAGCAGTTGCAGCAGCTACAGCAGCTGGTGAACCAAAGCCCATTGTTGCGTATAAGCCTGAAGTTGCCCAAACTTGGTTATCGTGCAAGTTCATCAAACGTTGGAAGTCAATGTTGATGTTACCAACATCGATGCCAAACATAGCATCATCTGCAGCGTACTTGTTGATAATGTCAAAGATTGGTTCACGACGAACTGGCATTTCATCAGCATCATCAAAACTGTGTTGCCATTCTTCCCAATTCTTACGGTCTTCAACACCAGCTTTGTAAAGTGGTGATTCTTCACGAGCTTCACCAGCATCAATGATAGCTTGTAAACTCTTAGCACCGTCAGCTAAAATTGGAAGATCAACTGCGTGACGCTTACCTAATTTTTCTGAATCGATGTCGATTTGGATCATCTTAGCCTTAGGGTTAAAGAAGTAGCTTGAGAATGGTGAGTCATTACCAACCCAAACAACCAAGTCAGCATGAGTTTGGATATCGTCGCTGGCCTTAGGAGCACAACGACCAATTGAACCCAAGTATGCTGGGAATGCATCTTCAACGATACCCTTAGCAAGAACTGATGACATAATTGGCATCTTGAACTTGTCTGAGAAAGCCTTCAATACATCACCGTGACCCTTAAGTCCCATACCAAAGTAAACTACTGGGTTAGTTGCTTCTGCAATTAACTTAACTGCGGCATCAATTGATTCCTTAGTTGGTGCTGCGTAGTTAGGCATAGCAGTTAATGAGTTAGCAGTAACACGGAAGTTGTCGCTGATCTTTTCCCAACCAAAGTCTTTTGGCAAGATTAAAACAGCAGGACCCTTCTTAGCGTATGCTTGACGAAGAGCTTCATCCATCATCCGCGGAATTTGATCAGCTGCTTTAACTTGGTGGTTCCAAACAGCAACATTGTCAAACCAAGGCTTTTCATCAAAAGCTTGGAAGAAGTTCATGTCTTGACGACTAACAGGAACGTTAGCAACAATAGCTACCATTGGAGTCTTGTCGTATTTAGCGTCGTATAAACCGTTCATCAAGTGAACAGCACCAGGTCCAGCTGAACCGAAACATACACCAACTTTGCCTGTTAACTTATATTCAGCTGATGCTGCTAAAGCACCGGCTTCTTCATGACGAACTTCGATAAACTTAAGTTTATCTTTGAAGTTCAAAATAGCATTCATTGTTGAATCGAATGAACCACCTGGATAACCAAAGATGTGATCAATATCCCAATCAACTAACACTTGAAGCATGGCATCTGCGCCGTTAATTTTTGTCATTTGAGCGTATCTCCTTCAAATAAATCAATTACATACAGTATTAAAACATATAATTTCATAATTACAAGTAACTGAATTGCAAGTACATCAAGCTTCAGAAGATAACTAACAAAATATAAAAAGAAATAAATGCTTAAATATATCAGCTGATAACCAAACAGTAATTCTGTTTAACCGAACAAAATCAAGCTATCTATTTTTTTAGCGGTTATATTTATACTTTTAACAACAAAAAACGAAACCAATAAATAAATTGATTTCGTTTTTCTAAAAATAATTAAAATTTGTTTATTAACTACTAGTGTTCTGAAGCACCTGAAGTTGTATCAGGTTCTTCTGGTTCAGGTTCTTCCTCTTCTTCGGAAGCACCTGAAGCAGTATCTTCTACAACACCATATTTATCAGCAAAGTAACTGAATGGCTTCAAAGCTTCTGCTTGATATTTCTTAACAAATGCTGGGTCATCAAGAGTGTTCAATTCAGTTGAGTAAGGCATTTCGTGAGTGAACTTAATGTCAATTAACATTGGTCCATCCATTTGCTTAAATTCTTTAACTGCGTCTTCGAATTCTTGCTTAGTATGTACAGTTACACCCTTAACGTTCATACCTTCAGCAACCTTTGCCCAACCATTGTTAGGAAGAATAACACCTGACAATGGTTGATTAGATTCGTCCTCTTGTTCAGCTTGAATGTAACCTAAAGTTTCGTTAGTAAAGACAACGTTCAAAACGTGCATGTTGTAACGAGCTTGAGTTAACAATTCTTGGTTCATCATGGCAAAACCACCGTCACCACCAAGGTTCCAAACTTCACGTTCTGGATGAGTAGTAGCTGCTGCAAGTGATGCAGGAGTACCAAAGCCCATCGTTGCGTACAAGCCTGAAGTT from Lactobacillus sp. ESL0785 encodes:
- a CDS encoding NCS2 family permease, yielding MTTLDKVFHLNDAHTTVKRELIAALTTFVSLSYILFVNPNILHAAGIDKGAAFTVTAISIAIGCFIMGLVANYPIALAPTLGSAAFFAYNVCSGMHINWQTALAAVLVASLLFVLITILKLREKVVDAIPQDLKYAISAGIGLFIAFIGLQNGKLIVNSDSNLVTLGKFNSPAVWITLFGLTLTVVLMAMNIPGSIFIGMVVTAVFGIMIGQIALPKGIIASAPSIAPTFGQAIFHLKDINTPQLFMVVLTFLLVTFFDTAGTLIGMTEQAGMVDKNGKIPRIGRAFLSDSAAMVEGAILGTAPLGTSVESSAGIAMGGRTGLTAIFVGILFLISMIFSPLLAVIPTTVTAPALIIVGVLMAGNLKKINWEKFEIALPAFLTVVGMPLTYSISDGLALGMIAYPITMIASKQSKKVSPMMYVLFIVFIIFFLVTNM
- the gndA gene encoding NADP-dependent phosphogluconate dehydrogenase produces the protein MQQFGIIGLSVMGKNLALNVRNSGFSVSGFSIDKPEVDAFAKYQDDKLKPTYSWSEFVNSLEKPRKILIQIAAGKPVDETLQTLLPLLDQGDILIDGGNSNFNDTNRRFHEMEKHGIHFIGMGVSGGEEGALNGPALMPGGDEAAYQKVAPILEAIAAKNTEGRPCVSFIGPEGSGHYVKMVHNGIEYGIMQEFSEVYDILRKIAGKTNAEMSEIFAKWNQGLVNAYLSEITAEVLKQKDELTPDYVIDHILNVASYKGTGNWMLEDAIRLGTPITVIAEAVLARFMSKATTREGKEITWNGEVPADLIANLEKALQLGQAVAYAQGFQQLKMAADAYKWDLRYPAIAQDWEAGCIIRSSMLKDIENAYKDGKELDNLFQDSYFNDLMTQNIGALRQVVELATKAGIPTPTLSAALNYLESIFNPSLPANLIQGQRDYFGAHTYYRNDRPGVFHTEWYEEK
- the spxB gene encoding pyruvate oxidase translates to MTKINGADAMLQVLVDWDIDHIFGYPGGSFDSTMNAILNFKDKLKFIEVRHEEAGALAASAEYKLTGKVGVCFGSAGPGAVHLMNGLYDAKYDKTPMVAIVANVPVSRQDMNFFQAFDEKPWFDNVAVWNHQVKAADQIPRMMDEALRQAYAKKGPAVLILPKDFGWEKISDNFRVTANSLTAMPNYAAPTKESIDAAVKLIAEATNPVVYFGMGLKGHGDVLKAFSDKFKMPIMSSVLAKGIVEDAFPAYLGSIGRCAPKASDDIQTHADLVVWVGNDSPFSSYFFNPKAKMIQIDIDSEKLGKRHAVDLPILADGAKSLQAIIDAGEAREESPLYKAGVEDRKNWEEWQHSFDDADEMPVRREPIFDIINKYAADDAMFGIDVGNINIDFQRLMNLHDNQVWATSGLYATMGFGSPAAVAAATACPDREVWNLGGDGGFAMMSQELLTQARYNMHIMNVVFTNETLGFIQAEQEDQSHQPLSGVILPDNDWAKVAEGMNVKGVTVRTKQEFEDAVKEWKNSDKPMLVDVKLTHDMPYSTELNTLDDPAFVEKYQAQGLKPFSYFAEKYGVNDDAFGISDDEDAVSGASEA